The Apostichopus japonicus isolate 1M-3 chromosome 20, ASM3797524v1, whole genome shotgun sequence genome contains a region encoding:
- the LOC139962201 gene encoding uncharacterized protein isoform X4, which translates to MMASGSYSQDAASHTEQTEVVRQILIEKGQPMSWETFGKLYKERDPSVNYQSVQDALCGTSVHGILCSRDFIALDTPRSVALLKLELAVVVNEKLNEGKFSKASHYFHIAASEEEKDELGHNEDSLNKSMLDFQDIFVVTSLSDQGSNHKKIVLKPGIADQHKSFFRFENDTKASALHKLKYFLFLCHGSTNVRSAFEYSRCFLTKAEKVHFSRNMTDDFVKALKLQCLSINVNESVVALSRSPKVQIQNNPNDGNGLSQKKSLDVFDEDDVSLFKDILQDGPLSWNCFSSELESRKPETYGIAFREVFCQSPPNGFLHSPDFISLYNNVKCTALAKLHFILAVNNKLGNGQLGKISYHFSVLGSEQERDMFGRNSDKLSQTLMNHSNIFCMSSEGDNRRSVKCGPLAIPFNTFFQFEGKSKESFCHKLKYFLNLCSGICTVFVAYEFSRNLLRSDEKQLFMCNQESFIQLVSSLREIFKVSADKIQLLQSHLWRTQLKEAFIFPVDMKIQSHGQRDQGWLTSVTKKIQNQPSKALTENFVKEILKTQGYPMSWTEFKKKFLSLDENPDNTVEEFMKQYCNKVAKSLCMSKDFVALNTPFHRNRLKLQLILENRSRSNKPSKISLVELKEQFEEIATYQEIVETRLNCQSFQEFLLKFPKVFVVKNDFVTQCVSALKFLSFFGKEKEGAKPSVMNKLNYFVNICGDNCNISFACKFLQTHLFLKKELELVNSVDKVVDLIKAPQGGKVDSDVGGQSDAKSNNEVQIGNQTAAISDVNRGLSQGANANIKGPPPPKESPMVQSKGSDQTVPMPLSLPEKIPTSSMDSDVGSQSDAKSKNEVQIEILEERKSTVVKTLRAIESILQQRDHPMLWRDLEESGFTFEETRSWIANFKDLPTLETHHLICTQEFISQNTPKDRAFLKLCLLVRINLKYNGNCPVNTLHEQSYGIESSAEKKVFNVDFEAYLNNFSSVFVMNGDASSLETVVHPGKDMPCFENLFQLCEDHQEDFCLQCQLTFFIYLSGGKSHFNKAFGFTKLIVELAQRGSLKHDQKTETSEFEKLLENCSRIHLAENLIITLLIPSGSSHTGSKGIPTAAISDVNRGVSQGAKANIKGPPPPKESPTVQSKGSDQTVPMPLSLPEKGPTSSMDSDVGSQSDAKSNNEVQIEILEERKSTVVKTLRAIESILQQRDHPMLWRDLEESGFTFEETRSWIANFKDLPTLETQHLIYTQEFISQNTPKDRAFLKLCLLVRINLKYNGNCPVNTLHEQGYGIGSQAEKKVFNDDFETYLKNFPSMFVMNVDTSSLETVVHPGKDMPCFDNLFQLCEDHQEDFCLQCQLTFFIYLSGGKSHFNKAFGFTKLIVELAQRGPLKDDQKIETSEFEKLIENCSRIHRAENLDITLLSPSVNSHTGSKGILTAAIPDVNRRVSQGAKANIKGPPPPKESPTVQSKGSETDPMPLSLPEKGPTSSILPVQGALPSIPDSEREVPPTSEEGALSSSSSLKSISSDPTKTKTARKRSKRKKKKADAAVSMATETKVDVKVEVIGNENRLTMLIAQMLWEVNPIISVMHSQDILVVLNWSGTGFLLPIPPMGAGQVNHQYDARWTKFCDFLKNRKVVMVTFDCESVAKVLLGRLDLKLVTVFDIKCGVQLLSSESPSNSPSYRNVTELCQRFALPGPGRIIPHIIGDLDLWATHKNIQLNKDEVLLMIKNAASLIPTVYRWIYHELHSHGALKELERLTTKKLDVMYTEAENESSLAADDSSTSTTTPTPSSYKSSTSLKASHSTGEMKMFPELPGQNMSLQSSGSQNSMMVPPGQRTSLLSSFSQNSMMLTENLVQSIPPQNDWFSEEIGDIPLGSSELEGSFDQKVYCLRKTEDGGIIAVLQEEANSYDSNLSGLTEELVKHFAEKNSESIIQLLTLLGDDIFTTLGEQLQGQSKNHMDQLSEIVLDVGRCAEARLHKNIKGEKPVVLVASSKVITKKALQEIEENDVLTGFDDNRCGVEGCLHSVRGVRNRTKKLIGLTVRVALPLLGCADMMYDIALSGRSILILGCPGVGKTTLLRELARCLSDTEKKKVVVIDTYNEIAGDSDTPHFSIGSARRLQVYNPEEQHQVISESAKNHSPEVVIIDQIELKSDVTAATRLPRYGIQVIAGINCNSVMNLIEDQNLSQIFQIRGSNMLDDMQSLDSAGALAQSKVKSAFQALVEMKESDCWHIHDLNHTWTNISAGQAYSVQERTRIGLNHRQPGWEQQIILRETLISPQETFEF; encoded by the exons ATGATGGCAAGTGGGAGTTACTCACAAGATGCTGCTTCCCATACTGAACAGACAGAAGTTGTCCGACAAATTTTGATAGAAAAGGGGCAACCGATGTCATGGGAGACATTTGGGAAATTGTATAAGGAGAGAGATCCATCAGTCAATTACCAGTCAGTTCAAGATGCTCTTTGTGGAACATCTGTCCATGGTATACTTTGTTCTAGGGACTTCATTGCTCTGGACACCCCAAGAAGTGTTGCATTACTGAAGTTAGAGTTGGCTGTGGTCGTCAATGAGAAGTTAAACGAAGGAAAATTCTCCAAAGCCAGTCATTACTTCCATATAGCTGCCTCAGAGGAAGAAAAAGATGAACTTGGTCATAATGAAGATTCCTTGAACAAATCAATGTTagattttcaagatatttttgtCGTAACATCATTGAGTGATCAGGGAAGCAATCACAAGAAAATAGTTTTGAAACCAGGAATTGCTGACCAACATAAATCTTTCTTCAGATTTGAAAATGATACCAAGGCATCTGCACTgcataaactgaaatattttctgtttctaTGCCATGGCAGCACTAATGTTAGATCAGCGTTTGAATATTCTCGTTGCTTCTTGACCAAAGCAGAAAAAGTTCACTTCTCCAGAAATATGACAGATGACTTTGTCAAGGCTTTGAAACTCCAGTGCCTTTCAATTAATGTCAATGAAAGTGTTGTTGCGCTCTCACGATCACCGAAGgttcaaattcaaaataatcCTAATG ATGGCAATGGACTCAGTCAGAAAAAATCGCTGGATGTctttgatgaagatgatgtCAGTCTCTTCAAAGATATCTTACAAGACGGACCATTATCCTGGAATTGTTTCTCTTCAGAATTGGAATCAAGAAAACCTGAAACATATGGTATTGCTTTCAGAGAAGTGTTTTGCCAGTCTCCTCCAAATGGCTTTTTGCATTCCCCTGATTTCATCTCCCTTTATAATAATGTGAAATGCACTGCTTTGGCCAAATTGCATTTCATACTAGCTGTCAATAATAAACTTGGTAATGGGCAGTTAGGTAAGATTAGTTATCATTTCAGTGTGTTAGGTTCTGAACAGGAGAGAGATATGTTTGGAAGGAACTCCGATAAACTTTCTCAAACACTGATGAACCACAGTAACATATTCTGTATGTCATCTGAGGGCGACAATCGACGTAGTGTAAAATGTGGACCCCTGGCCATTCCTTTCAACACTTTCTTCCAGTTTGAAGGCAAAAGTAAAGAATCTTTTTGTcacaaactaaaatattttctCAACTTATGCAGTGGTATATGCACAGTATTTGTTGCCTACGAGTTTTCCAGGAACCTCCTTCGTAGCGACGAAAAACAGCTCTTCATGTGCAATCAAGAGTCTTTCATTCAATTGGTTTCTTCGCTAAGGGAAATTTTTAAAGTTTCAGCAGACAAGATTCAACTGCTTCAGTCACATTTGTGGCGAACTCAACTAAAAGAAGCCTTCATCTTCCCGGTTGACATGAAAATCCAAAGTCATG GTCAAAGAGATCAAGGTTGGCTAACATCTGTTACCAAGAAGATACAAAACCAGCCTTCCAAGGCATTGACCGAGAACTTTGTGAAAGAGATATTAAAAACTCAAGGTTACCCAATGAGCTGGACAGAATTCAAGAAGAAATTTTTATCACTTGACGAGAACCCCGATAACACTGTTGAAGAGTTTATGAAGCAGTATTGTAACAAGGTGGCAAAGTCACTCTGCATGTCCAAAGATTTTGTTGCACTGAACACTCCATTTCACAGGAACAGACTAAAACTTCAATTAATTTTGGAAAATCGTAGCAGATCTAACAAACCCTCCAAAATAAGTTTAGTGGAGCTCAAGGAACAGTTTGAAGAAATCGCTACATATCAGGAGATTGTAGAAACTCGACTTAATTGTCAAAGTTTCCAGGAGTTCCTCCTGAAATTTCCGAAAGTATTTGTCGTCAAGAACGACTTTGTCACACAATGTGTTAGTGCattgaagtttttgtcattctttggaaaagaaaaagaaggagccAAGCCATCTGTAATGAACAAATTAAACTACTTTGTAAACATTTGTGGTGATAACTGTAATATTAGCTTTGCCTGCAAGTTTCTGCAGACACACCTCTTCCTCAAAAAAGAATTAGAATTGGTTAATTCTGTTGACAAAGTTGTCGATCTCATCAAGGCACCCCAGGGTGGAAAGGTGGACTCTGATGTTGGTGGTCAAAGTGATGCAAAGAGCAACAATGAAGTCCAAATAG GTAACCAGACAGCAGCCATATCTGATGTCAACAGAGGGTTATCACAGGGTGCTAATGCAAATATCAAAGGACCACCTCCACCCAAAGAGAGCCCTATGGTGCAGTCAAAAGGAAGTGATCAGACAGTCCCCATGCCATTATCGTTACCAGAAAAAATCCCTACATCATCGATGGACTCTGATGTTGGAAGTCAAAGTGATGCAAAGAGCAAAAATGAAGTCCAAATAG AAATTCTGGAAGAGAGAAAATCTACAGTTGTCAAGACATTGAGAGCAATTGAATCCATTCTTCAACAAAGAGACCACCCCATGTTGTGGAGAGACCTGGAAGAAAGTGGTTTCACATTTGAAGAGACCAGATCTTGGATAGCAAACTTTAAGGACCTGCCAACATTGGAGACTCATCACCTTATCTGTACCCAGGAATTTATTTCCCAAAACACACCTAAAGATCGGGCTTTCCTCAAATTGTGCTTGTTGGTCAGGATTAATCTTAAATATAATGGCAATTGTCCAGTAAATACTTTGCATGAGCAGAGTTATGGCATCGAATCATCAGCAGAAAAGAAAGTATTCAATGTTGACTTTGAGGCATACTTGAATAATTTCTCATCAGTGTTTGTCATGAATGGTGACGCATCCTCACTAGAGACAGTTGTTCATCCTGGAAAGGACATGCCGTGCTTTGAGAATTTGTTCCAACTCTGTGAAGACCATCAAGAAGATTTCTGTCTTCAATGTCAGCTGACATTTTTCATATACCTGAGTGGTGGCAAGAGTCATTTTAACAAAGCTTTTGGTTTTACCAAGCTTATTGTGGAATTAGCCCAGAGAGGGTCACTAAAACACGACCAGAAAACAGAGACATCTGAATTTGAGAAGTTGCTTGAGAATTGCAGCAGGATTCATCTTGCTGAAAATTTGATTATAACGTTGCTTATTCCATCCGGTAGTAGTCACACAGGGTCAAAAG GTATCCCGACGGCAGCCATATCTGATGTCAACAGAGGGGTATCACAGGGTGCTAAAGCAAATATCAAAGGACCACCTCCACCCAAAGAGAGCCCTACGGTGCAGTCAAAAGGAAGTGATCAGACAGTCCCCATGCCATTATCATTACCAGAAAAAGGCCCTACATCATCGATGGACTCTGATGTTGGAAGTCAAAGTGATGCAAAGAGTAACAATGAAGTCCAAATAG AAATTCTGGAAGAGAGAAAATCTACAGTTGTCAAGACATTGAGAGCAATTGAATCCATTCTTCAACAAAGAGACCACCCCATGTTGTGGAGAGACCTGGAAGAAAGTGGTTTCACATTTGAAGAGACCAGATCTTGGATAGCAAACTTTAAGGACCTGCCAACATTGGAGACTCAACACCTTATCTATACCCAGGAATTTATTTCCCAAAACACACCTAAAGATCGGGCTTTCCTCAAATTGTGCTTGTTGGTCAGGATTAATCTTAAATATAATGGCAATTGTCCAGTAAATACTCTGCATGAGCAGGGTTATGGCATCGGATCACAAGCAGAAAAGAAAGTATTCAATGATGACTTCGAGACATACTTGAAAAATTTCCCATCAATGTTTGTCATGAATGTGGACACATCCTCACTAGAGACAGTTGTTCACCCTGGAAAGGACATGCCGTGCTTTGACAATTTGTTCCAGCTCTGTGAAGACCATCAAGAAGATTTCTGTCTCCAATGTCAGCTGACATTTTTCATATACCTGAGTGGTGGCAAGAGTCATTTTAACAAAGCTTTTGGTTTTACGAAGCTAATTGTGGAATTAGCCCAGAGAGGGCCACTAAAAGACGACCAGAAAATAGAGACATCTGAATTTGAGAAGTTGATTGAGAATTGCAGCAGGATTCATCGTGCTGAAAATTTGGACATAACCTTGCTTAGTCCATCCGTTAATAGTCACACAGGGTCAAAAG GTATTCTGACAGCAGCCATACCTGATGTCAACAGAAGGGTATCACAGGGTGCTAAAGCAAATATCAAAGGACCACCTCCACCCAAAGAGAGCCCTACAGTGCAGTCAAAAGGAAGTGAGACAGACCCCATGCCATTATCGTTACCTGAAAAAGGCCCTACATCATCGATATTACCAGTTCAGGGTGCCCTTCCTTCCATTCCAGATAGTGAGAGAGAGGTACCACCTACCTCTGAGGAGGGTGCACtgtcttcatcttcttctttgaaATCGATATCATCAGATCCCACCAAAACCAAGACTGCAAGAAAAAGGTccaagaggaagaagaagaaagcagATGCAGcagtttccatggcaacagaGACTAAAGTAGACGTGAAGGTAGAGGTGATAGGGAATGAAAACAGGTTAACCATGCTCATCGCTCAGATGCTGTGGGAAGTTAATCCAATCATATCTGTCATGCACAGCCAAGATATTTTGGTAGTTTTGAATTGGTCTGGTACCGGATTTTTGCTTCCGATTCCTCCGATGGGAGCTGGTCAGGTCAACCACCAGTATGATGCTAGATGGACCAAGTTTTGCGATTTCTTAAAGAATCGAAAAGTTGTAATG GTCACATTTGACTGTGAAAGTGTTGCAAAGGTTTTACTAGGAAGACTGGATCTGAAATTGGTGACTGTCTTTGACATAAAG TGTGGTGTACAACTTCTGTCTTCTGAGTCACCTAGCAACTCACCTAGCTACAGAAATGTCACTGAGTTGTGTCAGAGGTTTGCTCTTCCCGGCCCTGGTCGCATAATCCCTCATATTATCGGGGATCTTGATCTATGGGCTACGCACAAGAACATCCAGCTGAATAAAGATGAGGTTTTATTGATGATAAAAAATGCAGCTTCCCTCATTCCAACAGTTTATAGATGGATCTACCA TGAGCTTCACTCTCACGGTGCCCTTAAAGAGTTGGAAAGACTAACAACAAAGAAGCTAGATGTCATGTACACAGAAGCAGAAAATGAATCATCCTTAGCAGCAGATGACAgcagtacaagtacaacaactcCTACACCATCAAGTTATAAGAGCAGTACATCACTAAAAGCATCCCATTCCACTGGCGAGATGAAAATGTTTCCAGAGTTACCTGGACAGAATATGTCCCTCCAGTCTTCCGGCTCACAGAATAGTATGATGGTACCGCCTGGACAGAGGACCTCCCTGTTGTCTTCGTTTTCACAGAATAGTATGATGCTGACTGAAAATCTGGTACAGTCGATACCGCCACAAAACGATTGGTTTTCAGAAGAAATCGGAGATATTCCCTTAGGCTCGTCAGAGCTTGAAGGCTCCTTCGATCAGAAGGTGTACTGCCTTCGTAAAACAGAAGATGGTGGCATCATTGCAGTACTTCAAGAG GAAGCCAATAGCTACGACAGTAATTTATCTGGCCTAACAGAGGAGTTAGTGAAGCATTTTGCAGAGAAGAACAGTGAGAGCATCATTCAACTGCTGACTTTACTCGGTGATGATATATTTACCACCCTAGGAGAACAGCTGCAGGGTCAGTCAAAGAACCACATGGATCAGCTGTCAGAGATTGTATTGGATGTTGGCAGGTGTGCTGAGGCAAG GTTACATAAGAATATCAAGGGTGAGAAACCAGTCGTCCTTGTTGCATCCAGCAAGGTAATCACTAAGAAGGCTTTGCAAGAAATAGAAGAGAATGATGTCCTGACAGGATTTGATGACAATCGGTGCGGAGTAGAAGGATGTCTTCATAGTGTCAG GGGAGTCAGAAACAGGACGAAGAAATTGATTGGTTTGACGGTTCGTGTAGCCCTACCACTCCTGGGATGCGCTGACATGATGTACGACATCGCTTTGAGCGGCAGGTCCATTCTGATCTTAGGTTGCCCCGGTGTGGGGAAGACCACTCTACTGAGGGAACTAGCTAGGTGTTTGAGTGATACAGAGAAGAAGAAAGTAGTGGTGATTGACACCTACAATGAG ATCGCTGGTGACTCTGATACTCCCCACTTCTCCATTGGCAGTGCAAGACGTTTACAG GTATACAACCCAGAAGAACAGCATCAAGTGATCTCAGAGAGTGCAAAAAATCACAGTCCAGAGGTGGTCATAATTGACCAAATTGAACTGAAAAGTGATGTCACGGCTGCCACAAGATTGCCCAGATATGGCATTCAAGTTATTGCCGGGATAAATTGCAATTCTGTTATGAATCTTATCGAAGATCAAAATTTGTCACAGATTTTTCAGATCAGAGGTAGTAACATGCTCGACGACATGCAATCGTTGGACTCGGCTGGTGCCTTAGCTCAATCAAAAGTCAAGTCTGCATTCCAGGCACTGGTGGAAATGAAAGAAAGCGATTGCTGGCACATACATGATTTGAATCACACTTGGACTAACATCAGCGCCGGTCAAGCTTATTCAGTACAAGAGAGAACCCGTATCGGTCTTAACCACAGACAACCAGGATGGGAGCAGCAAATAATATTACGAGAAACGTTGATCAGCCCTCAGGAAACATTCGAGTTCTGA